Within the Corallococcus exiguus genome, the region CTGCTCGAAGGCCTCGGCGATTTGAGCGGCCTCGAAGCCGGAGTAGACCTCCTCGCCCTGGCCCTTGAGGCTGCCGTCGGCGCCCAGCTCCAGCGTGAGCTTCACGTCCTTGCCCGTGCGCGGCTTGAGCGGCGGCGTCTTCACCTTCTGCAGGGGCTTGCCCGGCTCCGGCAGCAGGTACGCCTCGCGCTCGCCCGTGGCGGTCTCCGGCAATTCGCCGAAGGGGCCGTAGCGCACGGACGTGTCCAGCCACACCGGCTGCTCACCCGGCACCTCCACGCGCAGCGCCGCGTAGGGCAGCAGCGCGTCCGCCGGGAAGAGGTACGGCGACGGGTCGGTGTTGAAGGTGCGAATCGCCGCGACGCGCGACGGGATGCCCAGCGTCTCCAGGCCCGCCTTCATCACGGTGAGCCGGCTGCCGCGGTCCTGCGCCACCGTGGAGGCCGCGGACTGCGCCAGGCTCGCGTCGCGGCCGGAGAAGCGCTTCATCACCGCGGAGTGCAGCGCCTTCACCGCCTCCAGGCCCTTCTTGCCCTCGGTGGCCTGGCGCGCGAACGCCTCCACCTCCGAGGTGCGGATCCACCGGTCCTGGAACGCGTCGCCATACACGCGCGCCAGGCCGTCGTTGCCCGTCTCGCCCGCGCCCACCATCACGAAGGGCAGGTACTCGTTGCCAGAGGGCGGCGCGTCCGGCTCCGGGATGAACGGCGGCACGCGGCGCGCGTCGTAGTGGAACACCTCCACGTCGCCCTTCACCTCCGGCGGCGGCGCCTTCATGCCGTGCGCGTCCACCTTCATGCCGCTGCCCTTGGGCGCGACCACCGTGTACGTGCTCCACGCGTTCGGCTGGTTGGCGATCTGGAAGTAGAACGCGGACGCGGTGAAGCCCGGCTGCGCGGGGCCGCGGTCGCTTTCGGGCAGCAGGTACTCCACCTCCACGGAGTCACCGACCTGCACGCCGGGCAGGCTCATGGTGTCCTTGCCCTCGATGTTCTCCGGCTCCAGCACGCGGCCGTCCGCCTTGAGCGTGCGCAGCGCCAGCACCTGGGCGCCGCGGGGGATGTTCGCCTCCGCGATCTCCTGCACGCCCGACTGCTCCAGCGCCTTCTGGATGGTGTGGATGCGGTTGACGATCGAGCCGTCCGGGTAGACCTGCACCGCCGCCGCGTCCAGCACGTACGCCGCCGCGCTGCCGCCGGTGACGGGCGCCGCCTCGTAGGCCTTGAGCGCCTCCTTGCCGTCGATGGCGTACGCCGCCAGCACCTCCTTGCCCGTCTTGGCGCGCTCCACCGCGCGGCGCAGCGACAGGTCCGTGCCGTCCAGCTTCAGCGCCTGCTCGCGCAGCTTCAGCGCCTCCGCGCCCTGGCCCGCGTACTCGCGCACGTCCGCCAGCCGCTTGAGGATTTCGGCGTTGCGCGGCCACACGGCGGCCTGCGCCTGGAGCACCTTCGCCGCGTCGTCGTAGCGGCGCTGGCTCACGTAGACGCCGGAGAGCGCCGCGGCGGTGGTGAGGTTGTCCGGGTCCTGCGCGAGCAGCTGCGTGTAGCCCTTGGCCGCGCCGTCCAGGTCGCCGCGCGTGCGCAGGTGGTCCACCCGCCGCGCGTCCGCGCCGGGGCAGCCCTCCTGGGCCTTCACCAGCTCGTCGGTGCGGGTCACCGCGTCACGACGGCGCGCCAGCGAGGACTGCAACCCCAGCGCCTCGCACAGGCCCGGCTGGGCTTCCAGCGCCGAGGCCAGGGCCACCTCCGCCTGCGCGTCCACGTCCAGCGCCAGCGCGGCGCGGGCCTGGAGGATGTGCACCGGGAAGCCCGCGGGCTTCACCGCGTCGCGCGCCGTCTTCAGCGTGTCCAACGCCGTGGCCGGCTGGCCGTCATCCAGGAAGAGGTCCGCGCGCAAGAGCAGCGCGGCCACGTTGCCCGGGTCCTTCGCCAGCGCCGCCTCCAGGTCTCGCGTGGCCCGGCCTCGCGCCACCTTGGACGGGATGCCGCGGTCCTGCGCGGCCTGCTCCGCGCGCAGGGTGAGCAGCGCGGGCGTCGTCGCCTCCAGCTTCGCCATCAGCCGGTGGGTGCCGTCCAGGTCTCGCGCCAGGCCGTCGCGCACCGCCAGG harbors:
- a CDS encoding tetratricopeptide repeat protein; its protein translation is MRTFRSGLTALALVAGLTGCPRPSSVVAPHVLESAAERAGQADAEARTLAFAGFHAYLVAGDVKLAQQRFDAAVQKDPGDPYALQGQVLLARRNGQSDRALAASLELVKRAPRHPVAVIAARYVLDRVGTSRAEDDNILKGVDAALAAGARGETAYLLRAARLSVASLRADTATQAQTLKDLGGAGEATLVGPFSPFHVLAIDEPIAPEKDGSFAGPFTGAYGPLTARTLRSPDGRLDLGGEPGHGDMYALGIDAEVAQAGVYVLRTVSQTSHRVLMDGAPVLERRDWARTASTVSVRAMELPAGKHRFVVKMSRDNTQGGLSFALLKADGSPSGARLTAATGPAPRWNASAPGEVEAPDMYPGAEDVAQALQGEAGETLSNFLAVRDGLARDLDGTHRLMAKLEATTPALLTLRAEQAAQDRGIPSKVARGRATRDLEAALAKDPGNVAALLLRADLFLDDGQPATALDTLKTARDAVKPAGFPVHILQARAALALDVDAQAEVALASALEAQPGLCEALGLQSSLARRRDAVTRTDELVKAQEGCPGADARRVDHLRTRGDLDGAAKGYTQLLAQDPDNLTTAAALSGVYVSQRRYDDAAKVLQAQAAVWPRNAEILKRLADVREYAGQGAEALKLREQALKLDGTDLSLRRAVERAKTGKEVLAAYAIDGKEALKAYEAAPVTGGSAAAYVLDAAAVQVYPDGSIVNRIHTIQKALEQSGVQEIAEANIPRGAQVLALRTLKADGRVLEPENIEGKDTMSLPGVQVGDSVEVEYLLPESDRGPAQPGFTASAFYFQIANQPNAWSTYTVVAPKGSGMKVDAHGMKAPPPEVKGDVEVFHYDARRVPPFIPEPDAPPSGNEYLPFVMVGAGETGNDGLARVYGDAFQDRWIRTSEVEAFARQATEGKKGLEAVKALHSAVMKRFSGRDASLAQSAASTVAQDRGSRLTVMKAGLETLGIPSRVAAIRTFNTDPSPYLFPADALLPYAALRVEVPGEQPVWLDTSVRYGPFGELPETATGEREAYLLPEPGKPLQKVKTPPLKPRTGKDVKLTLELGADGSLKGQGEEVYSGFEAAQIAEAFEQLSAESRNQALQGAVARYFGGAELSSVKLEHEEAVGAPFVLRYAFTVPRFGRMEGDSRMALGPLTFPALLGRRYVQLSTRTTPLYIDDTEASRTNVSVTLPQGWKLSDPQTGLKVDSQFGHYTRSEKQDGRTLSISESFNLPRARVSPAEYEKFSGFAGDVDLLQVRELFLVKQ